The following proteins are co-located in the Lepus europaeus isolate LE1 chromosome 15, mLepTim1.pri, whole genome shotgun sequence genome:
- the LOC133774152 gene encoding LOW QUALITY PROTEIN: eukaryotic peptide chain release factor subunit 1-like (The sequence of the model RefSeq protein was modified relative to this genomic sequence to represent the inferred CDS: inserted 1 base in 1 codon) — MVNDPSAADRNVEIWKIKKLIKSLEAARGNGTSMISLIIPPKDQISRVAKMLADEFGTASNIKTRVNRLSVLGAIASVQQRLKLYNKGPPNGLVVYCGTIVTEEGKEKKVNIDFEPFKPINMSLYLCDNKFHTEALTALLSDDSNGFIVIDGSGALFGTLQGNTREVLHEFTVDLPKKHGRGGQSALRFARLRMEKRHNCVRKVAETAVQLFISGDKVNVAGLVLAGSADFKTELSQSDMFDQKLQSKVLKLVDISYGGENGFNQAIELSTEVLSNVKFIQEKKLIGRYFDEISQVLGKHCFGVEDMLKALEMGAVEILIVYENLDIMRYVLHCQGTEEEKILYLTPGQEKDKSHFTDKETGQEHELIESMPLLEWFANNYKKXGATLEIVTDKSQEGSQFVFGGIGGILRYRVDFQGMEYQGGDDEFFDLDDY, encoded by the exons ATGGTGAACGACCCCAGTGCTGCCGATAGGAACGTGGAAATCTGGAAGATCAAGAAGCTCATTAAGAGCTTGGAGGCGGCCCGCGGCAATGGCACCAGCATGATATCATTGATCATTCCTCCCAAAGACCAGATTTCCCGAGTGGCAAAAATGTTAGCAGATGAATTTGGAACTGCATCCAACATTAAGACACGAGTAAACCGCCTTTCAGTCCTGGGAGCCATTGCATCTGTACAGCAAAGACTCAAACTTTATAACAAAGGACCTCCAAATGGTCTGGTTGTCTACTGTGGAACAATTGTaacagaagaaggaaaggaaaagaaagtcaaCATTGACTTTGAACCTTTCAAACCAATTAATATGTCATTGTATTTGTGTGACAACAAATTCCATACAGAGGCTCTTACAGCACTACTTTCAGATGATAGCAATGGCTTCATTGTAATAGATGGTAGTGGTGCACTTTTTGGCACACTGCAGGGAAATACAAGAGAAGTCCTGCACGAATTCACTGTGGATCTCCCAAAGAAACACGGTAGAGGAGGTCAGTCAGCCTTGCGTTTTGCCCGTTTAAGAATGGAAAAGCGACACAACTGTGTTCGGAAAGTAGCAGAGACTGCTGTACAGCTGTTTATTTCTGGGGACAAAGTGAATGTGGCTGGTCTCGTTTTAGCTGGATCAGCTGACTTTAAAACTGAACTAAGTCAATCTGATATGTTTGATCAGAAGTTGCAATCAAAAGTTTTAAAGTTAGTTGATATATCCTATGGCGGTGAAAATGGATTCAACCAAGCTATTGAGTTATCTACTGAGGTCCTCTCCAACGTGAAATtcattcaagagaagaaattaataggac GATACTTTGATGAAATCAGTCAAGTACTGGGCAAGCACTGTTTTGGAGTTGAAGATATGCTAAAAGCTTTGGAAATGGGAGCCGTAGAAATTCTAATAGTCTATGAAAATTTGGATATAATGAGATACGTTCTTCATTGCCAAGGCACAGAAGAGGAGAAAATTCTTTACCTAACTCCAGGACAAGAGAAGGATAAATCTCATTTCACAGACAAAGAGACAGGACAGGAACATGAGCTGATCGAGAGCATGCCCCTGTTGGAATGGTTTGCTAACAACTATAAAA TTGGAGCTACATTGGAAATTGTCACAGATAAGTCACAAGAAGGATCCCAGTTTGTGTTTGGTGGAATTGGAGGTATCTTGCGGTACCGAGTAGATTTCCAGGGAATGGAATATCAAGGAGGAGACGATGAATTTTTTGACCTTGATGACTACTAG